The following are encoded together in the Drosophila takahashii strain IR98-3 E-12201 chromosome X, DtakHiC1v2, whole genome shotgun sequence genome:
- the amrt gene encoding TM2 domain-containing protein amaretto, whose translation MRIFYGFLAFLVATNSRALAIQARSDKEQPQTVVSGTAVQSVVPVQAQLGSGLGASSSSSSSGSSSSAGGSGNSAFHPLGPYVNCSFLPRDFLECKEPVDRQENATAKNGRPIGCSKWGGSTYEDVEHTEVSCTVFSDIECFGNRTFLRAGVPCIRYTDHYFVTTLIYSMLLGFLGMDRFCLGQTGTAVGKLLTMGGVGVWWIIDVILLITNNLLPEDGSNWNPYV comes from the coding sequence ATGCGTATTTTCTACGGATTTCTGGCGTTCCTGGTGGCCACCAATTCCCGCGCCCTGGCCATCCAGGCGCGCAGCGACAAGGAGCAGCCGCAGACGGTGGTTTCCGGCACGGCGGTGCAATCGGTGGTGCCCGTGCAGGCGCAACTTGGCTCCGGCCTGggagcctcctcctcctcgtcgtcatcggggtcctcctcctccgccggcggATCCGGGAACTCCGCCTTTCATCCACTGGGGCCGTATGTGAACTGCTCCTTCCTGCCGCGCGACTTCCTCGAGTGCAAGGAGCCCGTGGACCGCCAGGAGAATGCGACGGCGAAGAACGGCCGGCCGATCGGTTGCTCCAAGTGGGGCGGATCCACCTACGAGGACGTGGAGCACACCGAGGTGTCGTGCACCGTGTTCTCGGACATCGAGTGCTTCGGCAACCGCACCTTCCTGCGCGCCGGGGTGCCCTGCATCCGGTACACGGACCACTACTTCGTCACCACCCTCATCTACAGCATGCTCCTCGGCTTCCTCGGGATGGACCGCTTCTGCCTCGGCCAGACGGGCACCGCCGTCGGCAAGCTGCTGACCATGGGCGGCGTGGGCGTCTGGTGGATCATCGACGTCATCCTGCTGATCACCAACAATCTGCTGCCCGAGGACGGCAGCAACTGGAATCCCTACGTGTGA